The Cetobacterium sp. 8H DNA window ACTGAATGTTGAGAAAAAAATAGTTGCAGCTCTAAAAAAAATGGGATTTGATGGAGTATTTGATACAACTTGGGCTGCAGATTTGACGATTATGGAAGAAGCTACAGAGTTAAAAGAAAGACTTGAAGGGTATCTTTTGGGGAATAAAAAAATTAAACTTCCTATACTAACTTCTTGTTGTCCGGCATGGGTAAATTTTATAGAACATAATTTTCCGAATTTATTAGATATTCCATCAACCAGCAAATCTCCTCAACAGATGTTTTCGGCAGTAGCTAAAAATATATGGGCTTCTAATATAGGTATAGAAAGAGAAAATTTAATAGTAATTTCGGTAATGCCATGTTTAGCTAAAAAATATGAAGCTTCAAGAATTGAATTTGTAAAGAATGGAAATAGGGATACAGACATATCTATTTCTACCAGAGAGCTTGCAAATATGATAAGGTATTTCAATATTGATTTTAATGCAATAGAGGGGCAAAAATTTGATTCTCCAATGGGGGAGTATACAGGTGCAGGAATAATATTTGGAAGAACTGGAGGCGTATTAGAAGCTGCTTTAAGGACGGCTTATGAAGGGATAACAGGTGAAGAGTTAAAAGATATAAGTGTTTTAAAAATAGATAAATCTAAAGGCTTGATAATTAAAAAAATAAATATAGGATCAAAAGAGTTGAAAATAGGTGTGGCACATGGATTGGGAAATGCTAGAAAACTTTTAGAAGAGGTCGAATCTGGAAAAGAACAATATCATGCAATAGAGATAATGGCGTGTCATGATGGATGTGTAGGAGGAGGGGGACAACCTTTTATACATGGAAAAACGGAAATATTAGATAAAAGACTTGAAGCTCTAAATAGAATAGATGAAGGTTGTAAACTTAGAAAATCTCATGAAAATCCATATATAAAAAAGCTATATGAAGAATATTTTGACTACCCATGTTCAGCAAAAGCAAAGGTTTTGCTTCATACAAAATTTATAAAAAAATAAATAAAAAAATCTCGGAATATATACGAAAGTAATGTACCGAGATTTTTTAATTAGTATGATTTTATATCAAAATATGATAAAATTTTATAGAAATAAAAATTAAAATTAGGAGGGAAAAGTGTTAAAAAAAATATTGATGCTTTCAATGACAATACTACTGTTTTCTTGTGGAACTAGTAAAGAAAAATCAGAAGGGAAAATAATTCTGGGAAAAAATATAAAAGTTATAGATATTTTACCTGAAAATATTACTAAATTAAATGTTTCAAGTGGAATAATAGAGCCACTTAATGAGGTTATAGAAATAACTAAAACTGGGGGAACAGTAACAAAAGTAAACTTTAAAAATGGGGATAGAGTAAAAAAAGGGGATACAATAGTAGTTTTAACAGATCAAGATGTCCATTCAGCTTATTTAAAATCTCAAGCCACATATAACTTAAATAAATCGGATTATTCAATTAGAAAAAATAACTATAATAAATTCAAGCAACTGTATGATAAACAATTGATATCTGAAGATGAGTATTTAGTAAAAAAAACAAACTTTGTTCAAGGGGAAAGTAATCTAAAAAACTCTGAAGCTGCTTATCTTTCAGCTAAGAAAGATTATGAAGATCTTGTGATAAAGGCTAAAATAGATGGGGTTATTACAGACTTAGATATAAAAAAGTATGAAAAAATTAGTGCTAATACAGAAATAGTAACAGTAGTAAATGATAGTAAAATGCTTGTTAGAACAGGAGTTTCTGTTCATGAGATAGAGGAACTTTCTATTGGGAATAAGGCTAAAGTGGAGATAGAAGGGTTAAGAAATAATTATCTGGGTAGTGTCTACGAAATAAACCCAGTAGCAAATAAAGAAAGTAAAAAATATCAAGTTAAAATAGAGTTAGATAATGATGAAGGTAAAATAAAAAAAGGGATGTATTCAAAAGTATTAGTAGAGACCGGAGTAAAAAATGGGTACTTAGTTCCTAAAAATGCGATAGTAATAAAAGAGTTATATTCTTATATATTTGTAGTAGAGGATGGGGTAGCTAGAAGAATAAAAGTAGAGAGAGGATATTCTAATAATGAAAAACAAGAAATTTTGAGCGATGAACTATACTCAGCTATGAAGTTAGTTATAGATGGGCAGTTCATGTTAGAAGATAGAGATAAAGTAAATATTCTAAATTAGGGGGACATAAATGAACATAGCACAATTTTCTATAAAACGTCCTGTTGTTACTATGATGATTATTATCTCAATGGTAATACTGGGAATACTTACTCTTGTAAACTTAAAAACACAGTTAATGCCAAACTATAACATGCCAATGGCAGCGATTAGAGTTAGTTGGAAAGGAGCATCTCCAGATGATATGGAAAAGCTTGTAACCAAAGAGATTGAAAAAGGATTGACTAGCGTAGAAGGGATAAAAAGAATAACAACTAAATCAACGATGGGAAAAACAGCGATAACTGTTGAGTTTGAGTATGGTGTAATTATAGACAATAAAGTAAATGATTTAGTAACTGCAGTTAGTAGAATAAGAAATGATTTACCAGAAGATATAGACGAGCCAGTTATAAGAAAAACATCATCTTTTGGTGATAGAGTTATGCTTTTAGGGATAAGAGGGAATGATCTTATAAATTTAAAAAGCTTTGCAGACAATGTTGTTATTCCAAGATTTGAAAGAATTGATGGTGTTGGAACAGTTAGTATATTTGGTGGATTAGAAAAAGAGATCAGTATAAATATAGATCCAGAAAAACTTGAAGCATACGGTATGACAGTAATTGATCTGTATAGTACTTTGAAAAGTTCAAGTTTAAATTTTCCATCAGGATATATAAGAGAAGGGGATAAGGAATATCTTGTAAAAGTATCAGGAGAAATAAAAACGTTAGAGGAAATTCAAGAGATTGTTATAAAAAATGAAGATGGACAAACACTTTATTTAACTGATGTAGCTAATGTAAAAATGGGAATAAAAGATAGAAATAGCTATGGAAGAACAGACGGTCTTGAAAATATAATTATCAATATAGAAAAGAGTGATGTTGGAAATACTGTTGAAATATCAAAAGTAGTTCAAGAAGAGTTAAAAAAAATGGAGCCGCTTCTACCAAAAGGAGCTTCTTTTACAATTAATAGAGACTCCGCAAAAGATATAACAAAATCAATAAATACGGTAAAAAATAATGCTATAACAGGATTAGTTTTAGCAGGGATAATTTTATTTATATTTCTTAGAGATTGGAGAGCTACACTAGTTGTAACTGTAGCAATACCAGTTTCTATAATTGCTACATTTGGTTTTTTTGGAGCGAAAGGAATGACATTAAATATAATTTCATTAATGGGACTATCTCTAGGTGTGGGTATGCTTGTAGATAACTCTATAGTTGTTTTAGATAATATATTTAGACATTTAACAGAGCTTGGGCAAGACAGAATGGAGGCATCTGAAAATGGAGCTACGGAAGTTATTATTCCAATAATAGCATCTACAGCAACAACTATAGCTGTTTTTATTCCAATAGTTTTAAGAGAAGGAAGAGCAAAAGAGATATATAAGGATATGGCTTTTTCAATAACATTTTCATTATTAGCATCTTTAATAATAGCTATAACATTCGTACCGATGGTTTCAAGTAGGATCTTAAAATCTAAGGATAGAGTGCATGAAGAAGGGAAAATTTTAAAGTTTATAAAAAAACATTATACTAAAATATTAGAAAGTTCTTTAAAGCACAAATTTATGGTAATTATGAGTATGATTATTCTATTTGTGGGAATAGTTGGATATGGTTCTAAAAACATAGGTGGAGAGTTCATGCCTACAACAGATGATGGAGTATACAGTATCATAGCTGAACTACCTAGTGGAATGGAGATTGAAAAGGCAAATAGAGTAGCAAAAACCTTAGAAAATATTGTGAAACAGGATCCTTTAACTCAGAAATACATAAGCTCAGTAGGAAAAGAAGCTGTTTCGATTGTTGTCGAGATTGGTGACAAAAGCGAAAGAAAACAAAAGGTTCAACAAATAATGGCAGATATGAGAAAAAAAATATCTCATATTCCAGATATTAAAATAAATATGGTTCCTAGAATGGCTTTTGGAAGAGGAACAAATAGGGACATAACATTAATTTTAAAGTCAGATGACTTAAATCAGCTTAGCTATGCTTCTAAAATGATAACGGATAAAATATCTACAAATCCAGGATTTGCAGATATAAATAACTCTATGGTAAATGGAAATCCAGAGGTAAGAATTGTTTTAGATAGAAAAAAAATGGAATATTATGGAGTTAAAGTTAATGATTTAACATTTTCTGTGAGTTATCAGATTCTAGGAGGAGCTCCGATAAAAATAAAAACAGGAAATGATGAAGTGGATGTAAGTCTTAGATTAAATGAGGATTTTAGAAATTCACCAGAAAAATTAAAAGAGATAAGAGTTAAGGGTAAAAATGGAAAGGCAGTTAAATTAAAAGATATAGCTACTTTTGAAATAGGAGAGGGAGCTTATGGGATTGATAAAGAGGATAAAATAACTATGGTTACAATAGATGCAAATACCGTAGGGA harbors:
- a CDS encoding efflux RND transporter periplasmic adaptor subunit, with the translated sequence MLKKILMLSMTILLFSCGTSKEKSEGKIILGKNIKVIDILPENITKLNVSSGIIEPLNEVIEITKTGGTVTKVNFKNGDRVKKGDTIVVLTDQDVHSAYLKSQATYNLNKSDYSIRKNNYNKFKQLYDKQLISEDEYLVKKTNFVQGESNLKNSEAAYLSAKKDYEDLVIKAKIDGVITDLDIKKYEKISANTEIVTVVNDSKMLVRTGVSVHEIEELSIGNKAKVEIEGLRNNYLGSVYEINPVANKESKKYQVKIELDNDEGKIKKGMYSKVLVETGVKNGYLVPKNAIVIKELYSYIFVVEDGVARRIKVERGYSNNEKQEILSDELYSAMKLVIDGQFMLEDRDKVNILN
- a CDS encoding NADH-dependent [FeFe] hydrogenase, group A6, translating into MLEITIDGIKTKVSENTTILIAAKNIGIKIPTLCNLKLEEYFLNNHATCRMCVVEVDKRDGLYPACSTVCWEGMNVVTNSSEIIQIRKNILELLISNHPKDCLTCSKSGECELQKLTQEFRLKEVRFDGERNHFKSEYSESIIRDPEKCIMCRRCETMCNKVQTCGVLSAVNRGFRSVVSTVYGNDLDKTVCTFCGQCVSVCPVGALHERDYTWEVMQALANPSKKVIVQVAPAVRVALGEEFGMEVGLNVEKKIVAALKKMGFDGVFDTTWAADLTIMEEATELKERLEGYLLGNKKIKLPILTSCCPAWVNFIEHNFPNLLDIPSTSKSPQQMFSAVAKNIWASNIGIERENLIVISVMPCLAKKYEASRIEFVKNGNRDTDISISTRELANMIRYFNIDFNAIEGQKFDSPMGEYTGAGIIFGRTGGVLEAALRTAYEGITGEELKDISVLKIDKSKGLIIKKINIGSKELKIGVAHGLGNARKLLEEVESGKEQYHAIEIMACHDGCVGGGGQPFIHGKTEILDKRLEALNRIDEGCKLRKSHENPYIKKLYEEYFDYPCSAKAKVLLHTKFIKK
- a CDS encoding efflux RND transporter permease subunit translates to MNIAQFSIKRPVVTMMIIISMVILGILTLVNLKTQLMPNYNMPMAAIRVSWKGASPDDMEKLVTKEIEKGLTSVEGIKRITTKSTMGKTAITVEFEYGVIIDNKVNDLVTAVSRIRNDLPEDIDEPVIRKTSSFGDRVMLLGIRGNDLINLKSFADNVVIPRFERIDGVGTVSIFGGLEKEISINIDPEKLEAYGMTVIDLYSTLKSSSLNFPSGYIREGDKEYLVKVSGEIKTLEEIQEIVIKNEDGQTLYLTDVANVKMGIKDRNSYGRTDGLENIIINIEKSDVGNTVEISKVVQEELKKMEPLLPKGASFTINRDSAKDITKSINTVKNNAITGLVLAGIILFIFLRDWRATLVVTVAIPVSIIATFGFFGAKGMTLNIISLMGLSLGVGMLVDNSIVVLDNIFRHLTELGQDRMEASENGATEVIIPIIASTATTIAVFIPIVLREGRAKEIYKDMAFSITFSLLASLIIAITFVPMVSSRILKSKDRVHEEGKILKFIKKHYTKILESSLKHKFMVIMSMIILFVGIVGYGSKNIGGEFMPTTDDGVYSIIAELPSGMEIEKANRVAKTLENIVKQDPLTQKYISSVGKEAVSIVVEIGDKSERKQKVQQIMADMRKKISHIPDIKINMVPRMAFGRGTNRDITLILKSDDLNQLSYASKMITDKISTNPGFADINNSMVNGNPEVRIVLDRKKMEYYGVKVNDLTFSVSYQILGGAPIKIKTGNDEVDVSLRLNEDFRNSPEKLKEIRVKGKNGKAVKLKDIATFEIGEGAYGIDKEDKITMVTIDANTVGNMDLVMGQKYISETIDELGLPKTLTYTFGGSGRNMAEVNSQLKFAFMVAMFLIYFILAAQFESYILPLIVMGTVPLSVIGVYSGLLITGQKTNTMVFVGIIMLAGIVVNNAIVLIDYIKVLLEREMELKAAIIEAGRTRLRPIFMTTMTTVFGMIPLSLGLGQGSEMYKGMAISVIFGLIFSTLLTLVLIPILFYLYEVGKTYISRYI